Proteins from a single region of Propionispora vibrioides:
- a CDS encoding group II intron maturase-specific domain-containing protein, which produces TELGTLIKQINAKLVGHFRYYGVTDNSNGIHTFGYCVRRKLFEILNRRSQKKSLTWEGFAKLTDRFPLAKARIYVNIYG; this is translated from the coding sequence CACGGAGCTAGGAACCTTGATCAAACAGATAAATGCCAAGCTGGTTGGGCACTTTCGCTACTATGGGGTAACCGACAACAGCAATGGAATCCATACCTTTGGATACTGCGTACGGCGTAAATTGTTTGAAATACTCAATCGCAGAAGCCAAAAGAAGAGCTTGACGTGGGAAGGATTTGCAAAACTAACAGATAGATTCCCGCTAGCAAAAGCGAGAATCTATGTGAATATCTATGGCTAA